The Perca fluviatilis chromosome 18, GENO_Pfluv_1.0, whole genome shotgun sequence genomic interval tcaataaagttaaaaataaagtaaTTGTCAGCCGACAATGGCGAGTGCACAACCTGCAGCACAGCGGTCTAGCAGCCGAGCAGAGAAGGCGAATTCGGCAGTCCACTAACTTGTTGCTTTCACTACCAAcataagctgctctgtttaggctacaaaacgtgcatgcaggctgacaTTTAACCGTGCGGTTTTGTCAGGATTAATCTATGAACAGAAGGAAACTCCAATAGTTGCTAGGCTAaagtgcaatggtaaacactgcagcggTAATGTCCACCTCAGCTGAGAACAGAGAAATGTCTTTGCCTTCCCAACTGTGTATTATATTAAACGTtacctgtagtagtagtagtagtagtagtagtagtagtagtagtagtaataataatttataataatctaaacacacaaagaaacccCCATATATCCTATATAATGTCCATCCTCTTGTACAAAGCTGAAGTGACGAGCaacttaagttttttttttctctccatatccCTCTTGAAATAGGAGAGAATACAGTCTGTTGCGCGACCgtaagcagtccaacaaagtACACTGAGAGACGCATTAACACACTGTGACGGCTCAAGATTGTATAGCaatgatttattcctccacacgtaaaatacaaTTATCACTGCAGTTACTTTGTGAGTCGAAATAAGTGCGTTAGTGTAGTGGAATAAATCCTCGAACGcgtcacagtgtgtttatgcatctctgtgtgtttagtccctcgcggcagcactttgttggactgcttacagcTGCAACATTGGTCAACAAAAGATTGTTCGCTCCCAGGCTCACCCCCActctgtcaaagcccaaaaaacccaggtgaagcaaacaaatatgttATCACTTCTGCTCAAACCGCGATGAAAAcgcccaccacctacaataCAAGTGCACAAcacaataatcaataaataatataaatttgACCATAAACAATATACACTatgtaggatatatatatatatatacatacatacatatacacacacacacacacatacatacatacatacatacacacacacacacacacacacacacacacacacacacacacacacacacacacacacacacacacacacacacaaaacaaaaaaaataagacaaaaattaGCAGAAAAACTTCATTtctatgactatttacattgtagattctcactgaaggcacaaaactatgaatgaacacatatggaattatgtacttaacaaaaaagtgtgaaataactgaaaacatgtcatattttagattcctcaaagtagccaccctttgcttttttgatagcgctgcaaaccctcggtgttctctcaatgagcttcatgaggtagtcacctgaaatggttttcacttcacaggtgtgctttgtcagggttaattagtggaattttgtcccttattaataaaaaagcaaagggtggctactttgaagaatctaaaatataagacatgttttcagttatttcacactattttgttaagtacataattccatatgtgttcattcatagttttgatgccttcagtgagaatctacaatgtaaatagtcatgaaaatgaaACTCAttaaatgagaaagtgtgtccaaacgtttggcctgtactgtgtgtgtgtgtgtgtgtgtgtgtgtgtgtgtgtgtgtgtgtgtgtgtgtgtgtgtatatatatatatatatatatatatatatatatatatatatatatatatatatatatatatatatatatatatatatatatataaattaaatgtgtgtaggctatatatgtgtatatatatatatgtatgtatatatgtatatatatatgtgtatatatgtatgtatatgtgtgtgtatatatatacagtatgtatgtgtatatatatgtatatatatatgtgtatatatgtatgtatatatgtgtgtatgtgtatgtgtatatgtatgtatgtatatgtatatatatgtatgtgtgtgtgtatatatgtatatatatgtgtgtgtatgtatatatatatatgtatgtagtgtgtgtgtgtgtgtgtgtgtgtgtgtgtgtgtgtatatatatatatatatatgtgtatatatatatatatacatatatatatgtgtatatatatatatatatatatatatatgtgtgtgtgtgtgtatatatatatatgtatatattatgagaggccgtataggaggtaattcatacttctgtcttacacacactatcataatcttgcatatacaccactatactcatacacacacactattataatcATTTTACATGCATGTATGAGAGGGTATAGTTGTGTAtatgagagagtatagtagtgtgtgtgtgagagtatagtagtgtgtgtgtgagagtataggagtgtgtgtgtgagagtatagtagtgtatgtgagagagtatagtagtgtatgtgagagagtatagtagtgtgtgtgtgagagtatagtagtatatgtgagagagtatagtagtgtgtgtgagagagtatagtagtgtatgtgagagagtatagtagtatatgtgagagagaatagtagtgtatgtgagagagtatagtagtgtatgtgagagagtatagtagtatatgtgagagagtatagttgaAAAGGAAGTTGGTTTGATCAATCAGGAAGACAGTTTAAATTCTCACTTCCTCATTGGCTAAAGGGgccattttaaattattatctGGTGGGCTTGCTGCTTTGAAAGTACAGCTAGCACCAACTCAGAGGAACAAGGAACATTTAAATCAAGCAGCAGAAactttaaggaaaaaaacaacctttttggacaaaaacatttattcttattttatttagtttctttttcaaGGTCAGTTATTATTTGTGGAAGTATATGTGTAGCATCCAGTCAATATTGAGAAGGCCAGAACTGATGGTTAAATGACCTTTATTGCCGTCCGTGTCATCAACCAACGTAAGAGCTGGGTAAAACAAATAAACCATGCATTACCGTCACATTTCAACCATTACACAGCTCCTTACATTAGTTTCAATACGTTAACATTATCAAATTATACATTTCACGATAACATTTGAAATAGCTCAAATATATTTCTCATTAACTCTACGAACCTTGTTCCCCAATTGACCGAAGCTAAATCTTGtagttttaactgtttttccgtggcattttacagtttttgaccaTGAACCTTTTCAGACTTTTCTTTCGTCTTCTTCACCGTTTTTTGTCAAGCTGATTTCCGTTACCATGCTTCCGGTTTCTGTggttaccaaaataaaagcttgataccgtaataataaaacattgtagcCTAGCTATAGTCAAAATAGTGTTTAACTACCCTGTTGGCCTTTACACTCCCACCAAATTATTTGCTgttacacacataaaaacacaaataatttCTTCAAGTTACTTAACCAAAATATAGAAATAACCTTGTAAACATGTTACAACTATAACTTCCACATTTCAATACACTTAAGCATCGTAAATTTACCTTTCACAATCTTCTAGTAGCAGAACTAACTTATGAACTGGGCGTTCTACTACAGACATTTTGTTCACACGTTGACCCCTTTTGGTAAGATTTCTGTCTGCAAAGCCTATTTTGACCTTTCTGACGAGTCCATCTGTATCTTTTACAGTGTCCAATATTCGGTCCAAGTTTCCACTGGGATCGTGGCTGCATTTCATCCTTGTCCATTACAAGCCTATTTGCATATTTCTTTTAGGCTTGTGCCATCTTTGTCTGACCATTATGTTCTGCAGGTACTCCCTTTTCCATCTGCTCCAAAACTGTTCGagcaagtactgtacttgacgCCATcgtttttgtgcatacaagtCCTCCTTAATGAACTGTCCTGGGGGAGGCAGAGGGGTTGAGGTTTTCATTGTGACAAGATGATTTGGAGTTAGCCGCTCcaaactgtttggatcgttgaGACTGTCTGGTTATGAAGTGGCTGTTTACTATAGCAGCTGCTTCATACAAGAAGGTTCTGAGTGAAGAGTGGGTGAGTCGAGCCTGGTGCAAAGCCAATGTTGCATTAAGAACTTTCTCACAGTCCGGATCTGTCGTTCCCATACTCCACCTGCGTGACTAGCATGAGGTGTGTTTAGGACAAAGTCACATTGTTTTTCTGCAAGGAAGGTTGTCAGTTTGTCAGTGTCAATTTCACCTTGTGCTGCATTCAGTTCGTTTTTGGCACCTACAAAGTTAGTACCCTGATCgcatttttatttgtctgacAGAGCCTCTTATAGCGATAAAGCGCGGAGTCCATTTATAAAAGCGTCCGTTGATAGGTCCTCTAGCATTTCGACATGAATTGGCACGTGAGTAAAAGCATGTGAAAAGGAGGCCATACCTTTTATATTCTTTCCTTGCTTGTTTGGTTAGGAACGGTCCAAAAACGTCCATACCACAGTAAGTGAAAGGCGGAGAGTGTTCAATTCTTTCTGTGGGTAAGTCTCTCATTTTTTGTCCTTCCACAGGTCTCCTTTGTTttcgacaaaacacacactggcGAATGTAGGATGCAACCGTTTGACTCAACTTTGGAATCCAATAGCCATTGGATCGTATCTCGTTCGTTGTGAAGCCCTTTCCCTGATGATTGACCCTTTCGTGACAGTGGGCAATTATCAGTCTCGTGACGTGATGTTCTCTAGGAATGATTGTTGGATGTTTAAACGAGCTAGGCAGGGATGAGTGATGGAGCCTTCCTCCCACCTTGAGCACATTGTCTTTATCCAAAAAGACATCCAAGTtgtacattttgttgttctttgaaAGTTGTTTGCCTTTGTTTAAGGTCTGTAGTTCGTTTTGATATGCTTGTCTTTGTAAGTCTTTAATAATCACagtttctgtgttttgtctttcaGTTACAGTTGTGAGTGTCTTTGATTTGTCTCTGAGCAGGTATCGTCTGAGGCGTGCGACTGCGCTGACTGCACGAGACCAGGATGAGAACTTTGTGAGCCGGTCACTAAGGCTTGTATGTTCAACTGTTTCTGTGCTTAGTGACTGTACCTTTCTCACCTCTGGGTCTCCTACTGGAAGTGCAATGGTCTCTTTTGTTGGAagctgtattttcttttcccacAGGAAGGGAGGGCCTGTGAACCAATTAGAAGAAAGCAGTTCATTTACAGATGTGCCCCTGGATGCCATGTCTGCTGGGTTTTCGCTGGTAGGCACATAAAACCATTGTTGCAGTGAGGTACTGTTGCGGATTTTCTGCACTCTATTAGCGACAAATGTGTGAAACCGTCTTGCATCGTTGTTTATGTATCCTAGAGTGACCTTTGAGTCTGTCCAGAAGAACTCCTCAACATTGTCATAGAGCAGTTCCTCTCTTAGCGTGTTACTTACAGCGACTGATACTGCGGCTGCGGTAAGTTCTAACCTCGGGATTGTGGTGACCTTTGTTGGAGAGACACGTGCTTTGCCCATGATGAAGGTACAGTGGACGTCTTCCCCTTTGTTTATGAGCCTGAGATAAGAACACTGTCCATATCCGGTGGTGCTTGCATCAGAAAAATGGTGTATTTCTCTTTTTACCACTTCTCCAAAATCGGCAGGAACATAACATCTGCTGATTTGCACCTTTTTTAGATTGTGTAGATCTCCTTTCCAGCACTCCCACCGTGGCTTAAGATGTTCAGGTAGTGGGTCGTCCCAGTCTGTTCCTTGACGACACATTTCTTGGAGAATCCCTTTTCCCTTGAGCACGTAGGGAGCAATGAAACCAAGGGGGTCGTATATTGCTGCGATTGTGGACAAGATGCCACGCCTGGTTGGTGGTTGGTCCTTTAGCGTGATGTTGAATGTAAAGCAATCCTTCTTCACATTCCAATAAATGCCAAGTgctctttctgtttgtgtttcatcAAACGTCAAGtcctttgtttttgtgtctgttgcATGCTCTGAAGCTGGAATGCTTTTTAAAACTTCAGGGTTGTTGGACACAAATTTATGCAACCTCAGTCCACCCTTTGCACATAGTTCACGTGCTTCCTTTGCCAGTTGTATAGCATCCTTTACTGTCTCTGCACTGATGACTCCGTCGTCTACGTAGAAGTCTCTTGCTATGAACTGTGAGCCAACTGGATATGCCAAACTGTTCTCTTTGGCTAAGTGCTTGAGTCCATAGTTCGCACAACCGGGTGATGAGACCGCGCCAAAGAGATGTACTGTCATCCTGTACGCTTGTGGTTGGCTGTTCATGTCTCCATCTTTCCACCATACGAAGCGCAAGTAGTTGCGATCATTTTCTTTGACTTGAAACTGGTGAAACATTTTTTCAATGTCGCACATGAGAGCTACTTGGTGCTGTCTGAAGCGCACAAGTACACCAGTTAGGTTGTTGATCATGTCAGGACCGCTCAGTAAATGCTCGTTAAGACAGGTACCTTTGTGCTTTGCAGAGCAGTCGAAGACTACGCGTAACTTCTCAGGTTTCTTTGGATGATAGATGCCGTGATGCGGTATGTACCATGTCTCTCCAGGCGGTCCATTATCATCAGTTTCTTCGGCATCACCTCTTTTGATGATGTCGCTCATGTATTTCATGTAGTCCCctttgtatttttcatctttCATGAATTTGCGTTTGAGCTGGTTTAGTCTGGTTTCAGCGAGTTGTCTGTTATCTGGCATTTGTGGTCTCTCTTTAAATGGTAAATGGCATTTCAAAATGTCCATTTTCAGTCTGTGTTATGCCATGCTCGAAGTTTCTGAAGGAATACTAAATCATCTTGCGACACAGTCTTTTCATTCCCCGTCAGTCTCTTTGAAATCTCTTTCCAAAGCACGTAGCATCTGCTGGAGTGAAGGGAGGGATTTCTTTAACAGTGACTCGGTGACAGAGACTGCTCGCCAAATCTGTGTCGTTGCATGGTGTTGAGTTGCCGACTATGCTCCATCCCAAGTCAGTGTGAATGGCATAGGGCTCCATTTTCTTTGCCTAAGATTACTTGTTTGGGTGCAAGAGCTCTAGGACAAGTATAACCTATGAGGAGACTTACTTGCAACTGAGGAGTGGAGGGACCTGCGTCATAACGGTAGCAAGTGACTCCACTGTTTGGCTGTTTCACTAGGTATGTGTTCCCTGTTAGCAGGTATGTAATCCTTTGGTGTATGCAGTGGGGAGCTTTATGACTGTGGCTGAGTTATAACCTCTCACTAAGAGATCAGACACCTTTCCACTGCTTACAACTTCATTTCTACCCATCATAGGTAGTTAGTTTCAGCTTTACTGGACAAACATCTGCCTGCAGCTCATGTGTGACATCCTGATCAATGAATACAGTGTCACTCTGTGTGTCTAATAACGCATAGACCAGTTTTTCCTTGAGAGGGTTAGTGGTAGTTGACAGCCACACTGGAACTATCATTGAGGTGCTGACTGACTGTTCAGATCTGGCAACATTAAATGACATGGCTGTAGCTGTTTCGGGTAAGTTACTTTGAGCTGCATTGTTTGTGCTCACACATGTTTCTCTTTGCGGACCGTTCCTATAATTTTCATCATGAAGACATGTTGGGTGTCGCTTTGTGCAAATTTCGCACGTTAGGCGGGCATTTGCAGTTCTTAGCACTGTGTCCTTGTTTTTTGACAGCCATAACAAAGTCTATTGTCTTCAcatgtttctttctgttttctagGGACATTTTCCGAGGTCAGGGCACTTGTGAAGTTGATGGGTGCCTTGGCACATTGTGCATGGATAGCCGTTAGGTGTTTTGTTATCgtacttttatcactttgtgcAGTTGTATTTGTATTAAATACACTTGCCTTGTTTCCCTTTGATTTCCTTTGTGTTccttttgttgctgtttgtttCAGTGCAGCGAAGTGCATGAATGGAGGTGACTGGGTTGCAGGCGGCACTTCAGCTTCTAATGAGAGGAAAGAGGCAAAAGCACTAAAACTTGGAAACTCACCGCCTCCATTAGAGTCTTTGTTACCTGCCTGTTCCATCTCGCGTTTATCCAATCTGGTAGTTTGTGCAACAGTTTTTGGTTTTCTTCGCTGTCATTGAGTATTTGTAGCCCCTTTATATGAGGTATGCGAGCAAGCATGCATTTATGAAATCTGCAAATCCCCTTAGTCCATCAGCATCTCTAGGCTGCACCTTAGGCCAGTCTGATAGCCTTTCTCTAAATGCCTTCTGTATCACAAATGGCTGGCCGTATCTATGGTTTAGTTTGTCCCAAAGCGTCTTTGTATGCCTCCTCATCGTTTCTAAAGAAAGTCCCTTCAAGGCATTTTCGAGCGGCGGGCCCGTTACATATCTTTTCAAATAGTACAACTTGTCTGCTGCTGAGATGCCCTTTTGTTCAATCAGTGACATGAACGTGGATTTCCATTCAATAAAGCTTATTGGTTCGCCGACTAAACACTGTGGGTTCTGGCGTGGGTAGTCTGTTCAGTTTAATGCTGTCCTGCACTGCTTGAGCTAGTTGAGTGACATTAGGGGAGTGTTGTTTGCACAGGAATGGAAGACACTGCTTGAGCTAGTTGTGAGTGACATTAGGGGAGTTGCTTGCACAGGAATGGAAGAAAGTGGGGTCTGTGGGCTGTTTTGGTGTGAAGTATGGGCTCACCTGTTCACCTTTTATTGAATGTGGCGTCATCCACCTGTGATAACTCTCTGTCATATGCTTCAAACCTGGCTCGAGCTGCTTTCACGTCCTTCTGTGCTTTTAGGCGTTCCAACTCTGATGTTTGAGCTGACATTTGTTTCTTGTGCTCCTCTTCTAGAGCTTTTATCTTTTCCTGTTGTCTTAGTTCCTGTAGTACAGTTTCATATTCAGCCTCTTTGCGGCTAACTCTGCCGCTGCGTCAGCTCGTTTTGTTGTGAGCTGTGAAGCTGAGGACCGTTGGCTCGCGATTTGATGCTCGGTTGAGCTGTATATGGACTTGGGCGGTAGTCATGCTTTAAAAGTCCACGTAAAAACGAAGTTCTTTTGCGCTCTGCATCAAAATCCTCATCAACACCACTTAATCTTTCCAGAATTATCCTTATAATGTCACGAGTTATTGCATCACATGCATCAATCTTTCTCCTTGTGTCAGATGATGGTGCCATTTGGTTTCTTATTTCTGAATataactttaatacatcatctCTCTTTTGCTCTATTATGTCTGCACGTTCTGACATCTCCTTGTCTGTGATATCTAACTTTAACCTTTCTCTGGTTTCGCGTATCTGTGTTTTCCATTGTTCATAAAGAGTTGTTagtcttttttctcttttactcATTTCTTCCCTTTGAAATGTTGTCATCTTTTCCGTTTGTATTTTAGCTCTTTCGGAACGTCTTGGCAACTCTGACATGCTTTGAGCTTTGTCTTGAAGCTCTGTTAAGATTTGTTCTTTGCATGTGATTGAATCTTTAATGTTTTGTCTATCCTCACTTTCAGCTTCAAGTGAGTCCTTTAAATCTTGAATTTCTTGTTGTAAACTTGTGATCTGTTCATTTATGTCCATTTGACTTACTGAAGCAGCCTGTGATCCTTCCATTTTGAGCACTTTTCGATgacctgttttattttctgaccAACTTCTGCCATCTGCTGGACGTTGCGTGTATTGCCGTTGGATCTCGTAGCTACGTCGTGCAGCATGTGGCGGTGGTCAAGCTCTTACTGTAGCATCCAGTCAATATTGAGAAGGCCAGAACTGATGGTTAAATGACCTTTATTGCCGTCCGTGTCATCAACCAACGTAAGAGCTGGGTAAAACAAATAAACCATGCATTACCGTCACATTTCAACCATTACACAGCTCCTTACATTAGTTTCAATACGTTAACATTATCAAATTATACATTTCATTACTATAACATTTTAAGATAGTAAATCAAATAGTATTTTTAATGTTAATACTAATTGTTACAGTTTTGACCCAATGAACCTTTTCAGACTTTTTCCGCGCGGTTTACGTCTTCTTCaccggattttttttttttaccctcttTTGTCAAGCTGATTTCTGTTACCATGCTTCCGGTTTCTGTggttaccaaaataaaagcttgataccgtaataataaaacattgtagcCTAGCTATAGTCAAAATAGTGTTTAACTACCCTGTTGGCCTTTACAATATGGTTATGAGGAAAACATTGCTATTTTTTTCACTGATACACTATGGTGTGTTCAGAGAATTGTGAGGGAAACTGACAATTTGGGCCATGAAAGTGTCATTTTGGAAAGATAAATTTCTGAGCTCAATGGTTATACTCTGACGATCTCTTTCTTGCTCTTGATTAACCAGCAGTTTGAAGAGGATGCCAATCAGGGAAGCTTTggtgtagagctgaagatctttgtccGAACACGACGGGACCTTAATTTCTATCTTTTTGCGGACATCGGGGTTCTGCCGTTGCGCAACAGTGCAGACGCAATGCAGAACATTTTAGTTAGGAGTGTCAACGCTGAAATGAATGAAGACCCCCCCCAAAGTACATTTTGAGACTTCAATGTTGTTgttccagaaaatgactttattttcaattaaacagttATGAACAGAATTCTAGAAACTGTAGACCCACTAGCCAATGACATTCAATTATTTTTGAGCCTAGTGAACTCTATCAGTGAGCAACTTCATTAGTGTCAAGGCAAttaataaaggttaataaaagGCCAGTGACAAGTTTCCTTTTCAGTCAAATGATTATTCCATTTTCAATTGTTTAAACAAgacattaataatgtattaggAAATGGTGAGTTATTGACAACGATGTCTCTTCAATTTAGTCAAGTTCAACAGGCAACAGattttaataatgtatattaaGGAGTTCTTGGAAGTCATTCCTGACCAAATCCCTGAgtgtttttaatgcaaaatcCATAGTTTCCTTAAAATCCTCGAATTTTTTCAGGACTGGCAACCGCAGGCAGTTAATGCATGTGTTTGCGGTGGGTAAATGACGGCCTTGTCTGAGGGGCAGCTCATGGAGAAAAACCACTGAAGGTAGTGGGGAGAAGCCCAGGGGTGGAATATCGTTTGCTCCCGTCGCAAAGGCCAGGATACCCCCAAGTTGCAAGGGTCCCTCTTGCgctgaaaaagaaatacaccaaagaacaccaaaaaataaattaaacctagcatgtagaaaacttttaaaaaggagggaaagacaaagacagacagaagggcATATGAAAAGATTTTTATTCCATAACTAGCAATAATACTTACCCTCAACATCCAGCAGGTAGTCCCTCCAAAATGCAACCACACATTCCTCTGCCCTTCTTTTGTTCCTGCCCACTGCTGACAGTTCTAGTACATCCGCTGTGAGTGGGGATGGCTCGTGACAAAACAGTGGTCTGAAAGCATCTGGGTGCATTCTTATTGCATCAAGAACACCAAGGGTCTTCATCCCCTCCCTGAAcctgtaaaaatgtatcatgagaagatacaaatataatttttcaaaTTGGACAAATTATCACACAGCACATGAAAGGGATGACTTATAAGACAGTTCAGTTTTTGATTATGCAAAAAGGCCTTGTCTTTGACCACTATCTAAAACGTGATGTTCTTtacgtttttaagattttaagatttaagaTTTGATATGATACATGCAAGCCTTTATTCGGAGTGTTTGGTTGTACactggcttttaaaaatatgttaaaatcttTCATTATTCTTAAACCTTGTAAGGTGTTCAGGTCTGTGGGACCCGTTGTCCCACAaatgatgctatttattatttcttgtaactcaaactcattgtccttggctcattttctttgaagaacataaaaaataacttattttcaattagTGTACACGGtacacccccctacacataactaatacaaatgaggtgttcgggtctactggacccaagTGTAAcaattgtaggtgctatgaaactttGTACCTGCTATTctcacacaaagttacaaaattgttacatttcaagtactttcacctgttctgataatgattgatgataatgaatgaataaaactttttttttttttttttttttataattggaTTTCCTTGTTTACTCACAAAATCATGATCATATGATCTCACAggagtaaatggcaaatatgaaccataaattatgtatatatcattggtaattgagcttaaGTAAATCTTTTTACATAATgtttatggctgtattgatttaaaagcctaataatgtggtgggtccaccagacccggaaacattggctgtggaacaaaaatatgaacaccttaGAAGGGTTAATTTTGTTTGCTAAAAAATTGAGTGACACAAACCTTTGAAGTGCTCCACTAACTCGATGAACCAGCTGAAACATGATGATATCCTCCACCATGAGATCTTTGTCTTCTATGCGTTTCAAAGGCCTTAGACACCCAGCATTGGCCAGATAATctgtaataaatcattgtatagtatgaacaacacaagattagatatattcaacaaactgttctttactggaggccaggcctgtatgtgatgatgaaattaggtgatgcatgaatttat includes:
- the LOC120547244 gene encoding G2/M phase-specific E3 ubiquitin-protein ligase-like is translated as MVEDIIMFQLVHRVSGALQRFREGMKTLGVLDAIRMHPDAFRPLFCHEPSPLTADVLELSAVGRNKRRAEECVVAFWRDYLLDVEAQEGPLQLGGILAFATGANDIPPLGFSPLPSVVFLHELPLRQGRHLPTANTCINCLRLPVLKKFEDFKETMDFALKTLRDLVRNDFQELLNIHY